In the Flavisolibacter tropicus genome, one interval contains:
- the fbp gene encoding class 1 fructose-bisphosphatase has protein sequence MSSINRTVLTLDEFTIQSLRNLPHATGELSSLLRDIGLAAKRVNVEVNKAGLVDILGDAGTVNVQGEEVKKLDVYANNQFMGVLQRGVSCAGIASEELDDFVAFDDDVSNQSKYVCLFDPLDGSGNIDVNVSIGTIFSVYRRISPKGTPVTKEDFLQKGRNQVAAGYVIYGSSTMLVYATRRGVNGFTLDPSIGEFCLSHPNLKCPDSGKIYSVNHGNFFQLEDGVKKYINLCQNKTKDNGGPYTQRYIGSMVADVHRNLIKGGIFMYPGTIDKPKGKLRLLYECNPFAFIVEVAGGRATNGIQPILDIEPSELHQRSPFFVGSSQMMDELESCTTTVASTVQA, from the coding sequence ATGAGCTCTATTAATCGTACAGTTTTAACCCTAGACGAATTTACTATCCAATCACTTCGCAATTTGCCCCATGCAACCGGTGAACTTAGTTCCTTGTTGCGGGATATAGGCCTAGCTGCAAAGCGCGTTAATGTAGAAGTAAATAAAGCTGGGTTAGTAGACATCTTAGGTGATGCCGGTACGGTAAACGTGCAGGGCGAAGAGGTGAAAAAGCTGGATGTTTATGCTAATAACCAGTTTATGGGTGTGTTGCAGCGCGGTGTAAGCTGTGCTGGTATAGCTTCAGAAGAGTTGGATGATTTTGTAGCCTTTGATGACGATGTAAGTAATCAATCAAAATATGTTTGTCTTTTTGACCCATTAGATGGCAGCGGCAATATTGATGTGAACGTTTCTATTGGAACTATTTTCTCTGTATACAGACGTATTTCTCCTAAAGGCACTCCTGTAACTAAAGAAGACTTCCTGCAAAAAGGTAGAAATCAGGTTGCTGCTGGTTATGTGATCTATGGTTCTTCCACCATGTTGGTATATGCTACTCGTCGTGGAGTGAATGGCTTTACCCTAGATCCATCTATTGGTGAATTTTGCTTAAGTCATCCAAATCTTAAATGTCCAGACTCTGGAAAGATTTACTCTGTTAATCATGGCAACTTCTTCCAACTGGAAGATGGGGTGAAGAAGTATATCAATTTGTGTCAAAACAAGACAAAAGATAATGGCGGACCTTATACCCAACGCTATATAGGTAGCATGGTTGCCGATGTTCACCGCAACCTGATTAAAGGAGGCATTTTCATGTACCCTGGTACAATTGATAAGCCAAAGGGTAAGCTGCGTTTGTTATACGAGTGTAATCCATTTGCCTTTATCGTAGAAGTAGCAGGAGGAAGAGCTACGAATGGTATACAACCTATTTTAGATATTGAGCCTTCCGAATTGCATCAGCGTTCTCCGTTTTTTGTAGGTAGCAGCCAAATGATGGATGAATTGGAAAGTTGTACAACTACTGTTGCTTCAACTGTTCAGGCATGA
- the hppD gene encoding 4-hydroxyphenylpyruvate dioxygenase produces MSTATAEKQQAQTAADFLPLQGTDYVEFYVGNAKQAAHYYMSAFGFQAIAYAGPETGMKDRASYVVRQNKLTFVLTTPIRANNDIADHIYKHGDGVKILALRVDDATDAWEQTTKRGGKSYMEPHRLQDTNGEVVLSGIHTYGDTVHLFVERKNYNGAFMPGYRAWSNPHFAPTDTGLLYVDHCVGNVGWNQMNPWVKFYEDVMGFKNILSFDDEDISTEYSALMSKVMSNGNGFVKFPINEPAEGKKKSQVEEYLEFWDGEGVQHVALATNDIVKTVRDLMSRGVDFLKVPTSYYDDLLDRVGHIDEDLEPLKELGILVDRDNEGYLLQLFSKPVQDRPTLFFEIIQRKGAKSFGKGNFKALFEAIEREQEARGNL; encoded by the coding sequence ATGTCAACTGCTACAGCTGAGAAGCAGCAAGCGCAAACCGCTGCCGACTTTTTGCCATTACAAGGAACTGATTATGTTGAATTTTATGTAGGCAATGCCAAACAGGCCGCACATTATTATATGAGTGCTTTTGGTTTTCAGGCCATTGCTTATGCTGGTCCTGAAACAGGTATGAAAGATCGCGCCAGCTATGTGGTACGTCAGAACAAATTGACATTTGTATTAACTACTCCTATCCGTGCTAATAATGATATCGCCGATCATATTTACAAACATGGCGATGGAGTGAAAATATTAGCACTGCGTGTTGACGATGCTACAGATGCATGGGAGCAAACAACAAAGCGTGGTGGTAAAAGTTATATGGAGCCTCACCGCCTTCAGGATACTAATGGTGAAGTAGTATTAAGCGGCATTCATACATATGGCGATACGGTACATCTTTTTGTAGAGCGTAAAAATTATAATGGTGCCTTCATGCCTGGCTATAGGGCATGGAGTAATCCTCATTTTGCACCTACAGATACCGGCTTATTATATGTAGACCATTGCGTAGGTAATGTAGGTTGGAACCAGATGAATCCTTGGGTGAAGTTTTATGAAGATGTAATGGGCTTCAAAAATATCTTGTCTTTTGATGACGAGGATATTTCTACTGAATATTCTGCCTTAATGAGTAAGGTAATGAGCAATGGCAATGGTTTTGTGAAGTTTCCTATCAATGAGCCAGCAGAGGGTAAGAAGAAATCGCAAGTGGAGGAATACCTGGAGTTTTGGGATGGTGAAGGTGTTCAACACGTGGCTTTAGCTACCAATGACATTGTTAAAACCGTAAGAGATTTAATGAGTAGAGGAGTAGACTTTTTAAAAGTGCCAACTTCTTATTATGACGATTTGTTAGATAGAGTAGGGCATATTGATGAAGATCTGGAACCATTAAAAGAGCTGGGTATATTGGTTGATAGAGATAATGAAGGTTATTTATTACAACTGTTCTCTAAGCCGGTACAAGACCGCCCAACCTTGTTTTTTGAGATTATTCAACGTAAAGGAGCTAAGAGCTTTGGTAAAGGAAACTTTAAAGCTTTGTTTGAAGCCATAGAGCGCGAACAAGAGGCCAGAGGTAACCTGTAA
- a CDS encoding PH domain-containing protein codes for MESEKIIYEAGPSQILNLSSYLIGIVLSAAIITAAILTENNFVLLLLLLPVVYLLLKWLTIRSIKLTLTDQRIIVSKGVFNKVTNETELYRVRDTSVEEPFFFRIFGLGTIIVYTTDEATATHRFVAYQQPHWVKDQIRNYAEVCRQRKRWGNDNVLLHDHLG; via the coding sequence ATGGAAAGCGAAAAAATAATCTACGAAGCCGGTCCGTCCCAGATCTTAAACCTTTCCTCTTATTTAATTGGTATTGTTTTAAGCGCAGCTATAATTACAGCAGCTATCCTGACTGAAAACAACTTTGTATTGCTTTTACTCTTACTACCTGTTGTTTACTTACTTTTAAAATGGTTAACCATTCGGTCTATAAAACTAACCTTGACCGACCAGCGCATTATTGTTTCAAAAGGTGTATTTAATAAAGTAACCAATGAAACAGAGCTTTACCGGGTACGAGATACCTCCGTAGAGGAGCCGTTCTTTTTTAGGATATTCGGTTTAGGAACCATAATAGTTTATACAACCGATGAGGCTACCGCTACACACCGTTTTGTAGCCTATCAACAACCTCACTGGGTTAAAGACCAGATCCGTAATTATGCTGAAGTTTGCCGCCAACGAAAACGCTGGGGCAATGATAATGTGCTGCTGCATGACCATTTAGGCTAA
- a CDS encoding energy transducer TonB: MKYLLTVLLTLTLFGAEAQLDYSFINFQRTLPRPGDALRRKEDTLHKQFISKGLEWPVKYMYIRSFKYDGQLEVWVKNDQKEPFKLFKTYKICALAGSLGPKRIEGDYQVPEGFYYINELNPRSNYHLSLGLNYPNASDRILSDSARPGGDIYIHGSCVTVGCIPVKDDQIEELYILAAHAKNSGQDFIPVHIFPIRYSNKKSADYLAQLTKTDGQLRIFADRLESVYDHFELTHQLPVIMINPQGDYMFANLSKKVPPPPPVKKVPVPHRNRDIKEVADVVNVWPYFTGGGGDGFLKYLAQMGHALSKSLPAGTKKAYVQVEFIVDVDGTPTNFKVLKGVNEDFDDELITVLEQMPTWQPAILQEKPVAKKIKQGFVIEPASHTPGP, translated from the coding sequence ATGAAGTATTTGCTCACCGTCCTGTTGACATTGACCCTGTTTGGTGCTGAAGCCCAATTGGATTATTCATTTATTAATTTCCAACGTACACTTCCACGTCCGGGAGATGCTTTGAGGCGAAAAGAAGATACCCTGCATAAGCAGTTCATATCGAAAGGTTTAGAGTGGCCGGTCAAGTACATGTATATCCGCTCTTTTAAGTATGATGGCCAATTGGAGGTATGGGTAAAAAATGACCAGAAGGAGCCTTTTAAGCTTTTTAAGACCTATAAGATCTGTGCATTAGCCGGTTCACTTGGCCCCAAGCGAATTGAAGGCGATTATCAGGTGCCAGAAGGATTTTACTACATTAATGAATTGAATCCGCGTAGTAATTATCATCTTTCTCTGGGTTTAAATTATCCCAACGCTTCAGATCGCATACTGAGTGATAGTGCCCGTCCGGGTGGAGATATCTATATTCATGGCAGTTGTGTAACAGTGGGCTGCATTCCTGTGAAGGACGATCAGATTGAAGAATTATACATTTTGGCGGCACATGCTAAAAATTCTGGTCAGGATTTTATTCCTGTTCATATTTTCCCAATCCGTTATAGTAATAAAAAAAGTGCTGATTACCTGGCCCAGTTAACAAAAACAGACGGTCAGTTAAGAATATTTGCTGATCGATTGGAAAGCGTGTATGATCATTTTGAGCTTACTCATCAATTGCCGGTTATTATGATCAACCCGCAGGGTGATTATATGTTTGCCAATTTGTCTAAAAAAGTACCGCCTCCGCCACCTGTAAAAAAGGTGCCTGTTCCTCATCGTAATCGTGATATTAAAGAAGTGGCAGATGTGGTGAATGTTTGGCCTTATTTCACTGGCGGCGGTGGAGATGGTTTTTTGAAATACCTTGCTCAAATGGGACATGCCTTGTCAAAGTCATTACCAGCTGGTACCAAAAAAGCCTACGTGCAAGTTGAGTTTATTGTTGATGTTGATGGTACGCCTACTAATTTTAAAGTTTTAAAGGGTGTAAACGAAGACTTTGACGATGAATTGATCACTGTTTTAGAACAAATGCCTACCTGGCAGCCTGCTATATTACAGGAGAAACCTGTAGCGAAGAAAATCAAACAAGGCTTTGTGATTGAACCGGCCTCTCATACTCCTGGTCCTTAA
- a CDS encoding efflux RND transporter periplasmic adaptor subunit produces MKRSYLFYSLALVCSLSILATSCDSKRKKDAAAQQKTGPRPPAKVDGYIVHTETVSDAIDVPGTIVAGESTDIHPEVAGRIISLNVREGAFVSKGAVLAKLYDADLQAQRRKLEVQLKMAQQTEDRYNQLQKIGGISKQDYDVTSLQVSNIRADLAIINTEIEKTVIRAPFSGKLGLKATSIGAYITPQSIITSIQKTSGLRVDFNVPEKYTGVVKNGKYVNFTVDGSTRNYTAVVMATESGIAEATRSLTIRAQVKGEEAGLVPGGFAKVHVAFDPDPNALMIPTQAIIPQARGKKVYVYRDGKVDFVDVETGIRDSSNVQITSGLTKGDTIIVTGLLSLKPDSKVTIRKVVNGTTSQPDTSAVTQKAAL; encoded by the coding sequence GTGAAACGTTCTTATTTATTTTACTCGTTAGCATTAGTCTGTTCCCTATCCATTTTGGCCACTTCTTGCGATAGTAAGCGCAAAAAAGATGCGGCTGCACAGCAGAAAACGGGACCTCGCCCGCCTGCTAAAGTTGATGGTTATATAGTGCATACCGAAACGGTAAGTGACGCCATTGATGTTCCAGGAACCATCGTAGCTGGAGAATCAACCGATATTCATCCAGAGGTTGCAGGCAGAATTATTTCGCTAAATGTAAGGGAGGGTGCCTTTGTAAGTAAAGGTGCTGTTTTAGCCAAATTATACGATGCCGACCTGCAAGCGCAACGACGCAAGCTGGAAGTGCAGCTAAAGATGGCCCAACAAACAGAAGACCGATACAATCAGTTACAAAAAATTGGTGGGATAAGTAAACAAGACTACGATGTTACTTCTTTGCAGGTTAGTAACATTCGTGCTGACCTTGCAATTATCAATACAGAAATAGAAAAAACTGTTATTCGTGCTCCTTTCAGTGGTAAACTAGGCTTAAAAGCAACTAGCATTGGAGCGTATATAACGCCTCAAAGCATTATTACTTCTATTCAAAAAACAAGCGGTCTACGTGTTGACTTCAATGTCCCGGAAAAATATACTGGCGTGGTTAAAAACGGCAAATATGTAAATTTTACGGTAGATGGAAGCACCCGAAACTATACAGCTGTTGTAATGGCTACAGAGTCAGGCATAGCAGAAGCCACCAGAAGTCTTACCATTCGTGCGCAAGTTAAAGGCGAAGAAGCAGGGCTTGTACCAGGAGGATTTGCAAAAGTGCATGTAGCCTTTGATCCGGATCCTAATGCTTTAATGATACCAACTCAGGCGATTATACCCCAAGCTCGCGGTAAGAAAGTATACGTATATCGTGACGGCAAAGTTGATTTTGTAGATGTAGAAACAGGTATTCGGGACTCTTCCAATGTCCAAATTACCAGCGGGTTAACGAAAGGTGACACTATTATTGTTACAGGATTACTTAGCCTGAAACCAGATTCAAAAGTTACCATCCGCAAAGTAGTTAATGGCACAACTTCACAGCCTGATACTAGTGCGGTAACACAAAAAGCTGCGCTATAA
- a CDS encoding erythromycin esterase family protein, translating into MYPLNTAQDLTLLINDIEDRPVVMLGEASHGTHEYYTWRTAISKRLIQEEGFRFIAVEGDWPDCYKINRFVKGYKDGGNNIREVLGAFDRWPTWMWANWEIAALAEWLREYNQHLPQNQKVGFYGLDVYSLWDSMREMVLYLEKEDPQAAQVAKKAIRCFEPYEDNEHAYARVSLTELSCRDKVLALLKEVRSKAVFLDGDPEAGFNTEQNALIAVNAEKYYRSMMSFDNESWNVRDTHMMETLDRLMRFHGDNAKGIVWEHNTHIGDARATSMKRAGMINIGQLAREQYGINKVYLVGFGSYQGSVIAGDEWGAPMQELDVPKAREGSVEHTLHRQSTANRYLLFNEPEVGKQYSEAINHRAIGVVYNPAHERYGNYVPSVMSQRYDAFIYLDETQALHPLHLQPHSEKMPETYPFGY; encoded by the coding sequence ATGTATCCTTTAAACACAGCGCAGGATTTAACTCTACTTATAAATGATATAGAAGACCGACCTGTTGTAATGCTGGGCGAAGCATCCCATGGAACTCATGAATATTATACCTGGCGAACGGCTATCTCAAAACGGTTGATTCAAGAAGAAGGTTTTCGTTTTATAGCTGTAGAAGGCGATTGGCCCGATTGTTACAAGATCAATCGATTTGTAAAGGGCTATAAAGATGGCGGCAATAATATAAGAGAGGTGCTTGGCGCTTTTGATCGCTGGCCCACCTGGATGTGGGCTAATTGGGAGATAGCCGCACTAGCCGAATGGCTAAGAGAATATAATCAGCATTTACCCCAAAACCAAAAAGTGGGCTTTTATGGACTAGATGTCTATAGTCTTTGGGATAGTATGCGAGAAATGGTGCTTTACCTGGAAAAAGAAGATCCGCAAGCTGCACAGGTAGCTAAAAAGGCTATTAGGTGTTTTGAACCCTATGAAGATAATGAGCATGCCTATGCCAGGGTTTCGTTAACTGAACTGAGTTGCCGCGACAAAGTACTGGCGCTTTTAAAGGAAGTTCGCAGCAAAGCTGTTTTTCTAGATGGCGACCCAGAGGCCGGATTTAATACAGAACAGAATGCTTTGATTGCTGTTAACGCTGAAAAGTATTATCGTAGCATGATGTCGTTTGATAATGAGAGTTGGAATGTAAGGGATACCCATATGATGGAAACGCTCGATCGGTTAATGAGGTTTCATGGAGATAATGCTAAAGGAATTGTTTGGGAGCATAATACTCATATTGGTGATGCCCGGGCAACCAGTATGAAGCGTGCAGGGATGATCAATATTGGCCAATTGGCCCGTGAGCAATATGGTATAAATAAGGTATATCTGGTGGGCTTTGGCTCTTATCAAGGTTCTGTTATAGCGGGCGATGAATGGGGAGCGCCTATGCAAGAGTTAGATGTACCCAAGGCAAGGGAGGGAAGTGTTGAGCATACATTGCATCGGCAAAGTACAGCCAATCGTTATTTATTGTTTAATGAACCAGAAGTAGGAAAGCAATATTCCGAGGCTATTAACCATAGGGCTATTGGTGTAGTATATAATCCTGCCCATGAGCGCTATGGCAACTATGTGCCTTCTGTAATGTCACAACGGTATGATGCCTTTATTTATTTAGATGAAACGCAGGCTTTGCATCCGCTGCACTTGCAGCCCCATAGCGAAAAAATGCCGGAAACCTATCCATTCGGCTATTAG
- a CDS encoding 5-(carboxyamino)imidazole ribonucleotide synthase, translating into MLKVGILGGGQLGRMLLQAAANYQVETFVLENDAACPASHLCHHFTKGDIRDFEAVYQFGKNLDAITIEIENVNIEALEKLEQEGVKVYPKPTVLRTIKNKILQKAYYKEHGIPTAEYIITENLADTRQHHSFLPAVHKIGEGGYDGRGVQLLDTAEDLEKAFDAPSVLEKKIKIQKEIALMVAVDNNGKTVLYPPVEMVFNPNLNLLDYQLCPAEISKETLWKVEAITVSVVRNFKSPGLFAVELLVDQRGDVFVNETAPRVHNSGHHTIEAHFSSQFDMLWRIILGHPLGNTKAILPSIMVNLVGNEGFSGPVKYDGLNEALSIENAFIHLYGKLETKPGRKMGHITIMSAEKQDLIHKANKIKQSLSVIS; encoded by the coding sequence ATGCTAAAAGTCGGTATCCTCGGTGGAGGTCAATTAGGCAGAATGTTGTTACAGGCAGCTGCAAACTATCAGGTAGAAACCTTTGTTTTAGAAAATGATGCGGCCTGTCCAGCCTCCCATTTGTGTCACCATTTTACAAAAGGTGATATCCGTGACTTTGAAGCCGTGTATCAATTTGGCAAAAACCTGGATGCCATTACTATCGAAATTGAAAACGTAAATATTGAGGCATTAGAAAAGTTGGAACAGGAAGGTGTTAAGGTTTACCCTAAACCGACTGTTCTTAGAACAATTAAAAATAAGATTCTTCAAAAGGCCTACTATAAGGAACATGGCATTCCAACCGCTGAATACATTATTACAGAAAATTTAGCTGATACCCGTCAACATCATAGCTTTTTACCTGCAGTTCATAAAATAGGAGAAGGCGGATATGATGGCCGAGGCGTACAATTACTAGATACAGCTGAAGACCTCGAAAAGGCTTTTGATGCTCCAAGTGTATTGGAGAAAAAGATCAAAATACAGAAAGAAATAGCGCTAATGGTTGCTGTTGACAACAATGGCAAAACGGTCCTTTACCCACCTGTGGAAATGGTCTTTAACCCTAACCTGAATTTATTAGATTACCAGCTCTGCCCTGCTGAAATATCAAAAGAAACACTTTGGAAAGTTGAAGCCATCACCGTTTCTGTAGTCCGCAACTTTAAATCACCAGGACTTTTTGCAGTAGAATTGCTAGTAGATCAACGTGGGGATGTTTTTGTAAATGAAACAGCTCCTCGTGTGCACAATAGCGGGCATCATACTATTGAAGCACATTTCAGCTCTCAATTTGACATGCTCTGGCGAATTATTTTGGGGCATCCCTTAGGCAATACAAAAGCCATACTCCCTTCCATCATGGTAAATCTGGTTGGAAACGAAGGATTTTCGGGTCCTGTTAAATATGATGGTTTAAATGAAGCCTTGTCTATTGAAAATGCATTTATCCACTTATATGGTAAGCTGGAAACAAAACCTGGTCGCAAAATGGGGCATATTACTATCATGAGTGCTGAAAAACAAGACCTGATACACAAGGCGAACAAGATTAAACAGTCACTTTCGGTAATATCCTAA
- a CDS encoding aspartate kinase, producing the protein MKVFKFGGASVSTLERIQNLPTILEQYKSEKLLIVVSAMGKTTNALEKVVEAFFEGKKEEALQLFENLKHQHSQLAEQLLGKPLDQLIDFYTEIEWLLHDKPVRGFDYYYDQVVCVGELLSTCIVSHYLNHSGVHNQWVDVRDVLRTDNNFRDANIDWTFSKNKVKDTIEPLLQKSSIVLTQGFIGATDENESTTLGREGSDYTAAVFANLLDAECQTIWKDVQGVMNADPKLYSKAQWIQELNYNEMIEMAYYGAQVIHPKTIKPLQNKGIPLYVKSFIHPKEEGTYIHNARIENLPPIIVYKENQALVQLSSRDFSFVGEGLTAKVYNIFESLKFKPNLTQNAAISMLCVVDNQSDKVENFALRTSDFFDVQVQKDLTLLTIRHYNDTILQELCGTRSVLLKQQTPETIQVLLDKV; encoded by the coding sequence ATGAAAGTATTCAAATTTGGCGGGGCCTCTGTTAGCACCTTAGAACGCATTCAAAACCTACCTACTATTCTGGAACAATATAAAAGTGAAAAACTACTGATTGTTGTTTCAGCTATGGGAAAAACCACCAATGCACTGGAGAAAGTAGTAGAAGCATTTTTTGAAGGTAAGAAAGAAGAAGCCTTACAACTTTTTGAAAACCTGAAGCATCAGCATTCCCAACTAGCTGAACAACTACTAGGAAAACCGCTAGATCAATTAATAGACTTTTATACTGAAATAGAATGGTTATTACATGACAAACCTGTACGCGGATTTGATTACTACTACGACCAGGTAGTATGTGTAGGCGAATTGCTTTCTACGTGTATTGTTAGTCATTATTTAAACCATTCAGGTGTACATAACCAATGGGTTGATGTAAGAGATGTCTTACGCACAGATAATAATTTCAGAGATGCGAATATTGACTGGACTTTTAGTAAAAATAAAGTAAAGGATACCATTGAGCCTCTTTTACAAAAAAGTAGCATCGTACTAACACAAGGCTTCATTGGTGCCACAGATGAAAATGAGAGTACTACACTTGGCCGGGAAGGAAGTGATTATACAGCAGCCGTTTTTGCCAACCTACTAGATGCCGAATGCCAAACCATTTGGAAAGATGTACAAGGTGTAATGAATGCCGACCCCAAACTATATAGTAAAGCCCAATGGATACAGGAGTTGAATTACAATGAAATGATAGAAATGGCCTACTATGGTGCCCAGGTCATTCACCCCAAAACCATAAAACCACTTCAAAACAAAGGCATTCCCTTGTATGTAAAGTCATTTATTCATCCGAAGGAAGAAGGAACCTATATCCATAATGCTAGAATTGAAAACCTACCTCCTATTATTGTTTATAAAGAAAACCAGGCGTTGGTGCAGCTAAGCTCCCGCGACTTTTCGTTTGTGGGAGAAGGCTTAACGGCCAAGGTGTACAACATATTTGAAAGCCTCAAATTCAAACCCAACCTGACACAAAATGCTGCCATCAGTATGCTTTGTGTGGTAGATAATCAAAGCGATAAGGTGGAGAACTTTGCTTTGCGTACATCTGACTTCTTTGATGTACAAGTACAAAAAGACCTAACGCTATTGACTATCCGCCATTATAATGATACCATACTACAAGAACTTTGTGGAACCCGGTCAGTGTTACTAAAACAGCAAACACCTGAAACGATACAAGTACTGCTGGATAAGGTATAG
- a CDS encoding ABC transporter ATP-binding protein codes for MSFEVYEGEIFGLLGPNGAGKSTTLEIIETLRDKSQGKVFVDGIDLDQSPNEIKKIIGVQLQTSGFYPSLNLLELIELFSGLYNRKVDAMELLKKVNLTDKTKAKVKELSGGQKQRFSVATTLINQPKVIFLDEPTTGLDPQARRNLWELIREIRKAGTTVIITTHYMDEAEYLCDRVAIMNAGKIVALATPDKLIDDLVSTGFERPKEVKKANLEDVFISLTGHSLQEE; via the coding sequence ATCTCGTTTGAAGTATATGAGGGTGAGATCTTTGGCCTCTTAGGTCCTAATGGCGCTGGCAAATCCACGACACTGGAGATCATTGAAACCTTACGTGATAAGTCTCAAGGTAAGGTCTTTGTAGATGGCATTGACTTGGATCAGTCGCCCAATGAGATAAAGAAAATTATTGGGGTGCAACTGCAAACCAGTGGTTTTTATCCAAGTTTAAACCTGTTGGAGCTAATTGAATTATTCTCAGGTTTATACAATCGAAAGGTTGATGCCATGGAACTATTGAAGAAAGTAAACCTTACAGATAAGACAAAGGCAAAAGTAAAAGAGTTGAGTGGTGGCCAAAAGCAACGTTTTTCTGTAGCTACCACTTTGATCAATCAGCCAAAGGTTATTTTCTTAGATGAACCAACAACAGGACTAGATCCGCAGGCGAGGCGTAATTTGTGGGAATTGATACGTGAGATACGTAAAGCTGGTACAACGGTAATTATTACTACACATTATATGGATGAAGCCGAGTACTTGTGTGATAGGGTAGCCATTATGAATGCAGGTAAGATTGTAGCATTGGCTACGCCCGATAAACTAATTGATGATTTGGTATCTACAGGTTTTGAGCGACCTAAAGAGGTAAAAAAAGCCAACCTGGAAGATGTGTTTATTTCATTAACCGGACATTCTTTACAAGAAGAATAA